Proteins encoded together in one Marinithermus hydrothermalis DSM 14884 window:
- the cmr1 gene encoding type III-B CRISPR module RAMP protein Cmr1, whose protein sequence is MRKEYTDAFAPRRREVEGGLVRHDGVRILTWERTYRLLTPLFGGGVEPRHADPLTAVRASEVRGQLRFWWRAVRGWQAQGSLKRLLALESRLFGSAGEGGASPLLVEVEPLEKGKEAHPFEDQPGRGFPRARRDVAHPYLAFPLQRTKQDSKNYPVRRGVRFRLRLRFPERVGDLDVKEELEAALWAWETFGGIGARTRRGFGALMREGSRPLGEAEIREKLRAYAREAGWPEGVPHLTPASLVRVVPLSWREVAEAYQAFRQSRREGQGRNRPGRSHWPEPDEVRRRTEQYAFHHKPQHPVRKFPRAQFGLPIIFHFKDREVHPDATLKPQAADRLASPLIFRPLAEKACVVAVLEAPRTPPGGVVLEWKGRECGVETRLSPEEAEKIEPLRARGGEPDPLRAFVMHLEARR, encoded by the coding sequence ATGAGGAAGGAGTACACGGACGCTTTTGCCCCCAGGCGTCGGGAGGTAGAGGGTGGCCTGGTGCGGCACGACGGGGTGCGGATCCTCACCTGGGAGCGCACCTACCGCCTCCTCACCCCGCTCTTTGGGGGTGGGGTGGAGCCCCGCCACGCGGATCCCTTGACCGCGGTGCGGGCCTCGGAGGTGCGGGGGCAGCTGCGTTTTTGGTGGCGGGCGGTGCGGGGCTGGCAGGCTCAGGGGAGCCTGAAGCGCCTTCTGGCGCTGGAGTCCCGCCTGTTCGGCAGCGCGGGGGAGGGGGGCGCCTCACCGCTTTTAGTGGAGGTCGAGCCCCTAGAGAAAGGGAAGGAAGCCCATCCCTTCGAGGATCAACCGGGACGGGGCTTCCCGAGGGCCCGGCGGGATGTGGCCCACCCTTACCTGGCCTTCCCGCTTCAGCGCACGAAACAAGACTCCAAGAACTACCCCGTACGGCGAGGGGTGCGTTTCCGCCTCCGCCTGCGCTTCCCGGAGCGGGTGGGGGACCTGGACGTGAAGGAGGAGCTCGAGGCCGCCCTCTGGGCCTGGGAGACCTTCGGGGGAATCGGGGCCCGGACCCGGCGGGGGTTCGGGGCGTTGATGCGGGAAGGGAGCCGGCCTTTGGGGGAAGCGGAGATCCGGGAGAAGCTCAGGGCGTATGCCCGGGAGGCGGGCTGGCCTGAGGGGGTGCCCCACCTGACGCCCGCCAGCCTGGTGCGGGTGGTGCCCTTGTCCTGGCGGGAGGTGGCGGAGGCGTACCAGGCCTTCCGCCAAAGCCGCCGGGAGGGCCAGGGGCGGAACCGGCCGGGGCGTTCCCACTGGCCCGAGCCCGACGAGGTGCGCCGCCGTACCGAGCAGTACGCCTTCCACCACAAGCCCCAGCACCCCGTGCGTAAGTTCCCCCGAGCTCAGTTCGGCCTGCCCATCATCTTTCATTTCAAGGACCGCGAGGTCCATCCCGACGCGACCCTGAAGCCCCAGGCGGCCGACCGCCTGGCCAGCCCCCTGATCTTCCGTCCCTTGGCGGAGAAGGCGTGCGTGGTGGCGGTGCTCGAGGCCCCCCGCACCCCGCCCGGGGGAGTGGTCCTGGAGTGGAAGGGCAGGGAGTGCGGGGTGGAGACCCGGCTCAGCCCAGAGGAAGCCGAGAAGATCGAGCCCTTAAGGGCCCGTGGGGGGGAGCCGGACCCCTTGCGGGCCTTCGTGATGCACTTGGAGGCAAGGAGGTAA
- a CDS encoding type III-B CRISPR module-associated protein Cmr3, translating to MLIEPRDPLIVRDGRPFTNSPGARARSLPFPLPQTLAGAYRARRGFSEGLRFPEDAHRVLSWGVRGPLLAEWGGAAWRLLVPRPLDMLKLGKAVYALRPLDPPEGCGTNLPEGLCPVGLPRPDLKTKPEVLPRFLYWDCVLDWLVRDAPEGFHPEGHDGPTPEVRTHVSLDPGTQTAREGFLFQTSGLEFARQQKEDSASLHGIRRMALTLWPEDGVEVEGVHPLGGERRLALWQRGGPEVPGVPEGLLEGLLARRAARVVLLTPAFFRGAFLPEGRTFFGAEVVAVVSGRPVAVSGWDLKEGKPKKSRRAVPAGSVYFVRLPEAWGEAAVRDWLLKVWFQNLSDEEQDRKDGYGLGAVGLWSGQLMRWEEA from the coding sequence GTGCTCATTGAACCGCGGGACCCTCTGATCGTTCGGGATGGGCGGCCCTTCACCAACAGCCCCGGGGCTCGGGCCCGGAGCCTGCCCTTCCCCTTGCCCCAGACTCTGGCTGGGGCGTACCGCGCCCGGCGGGGGTTCTCGGAAGGGCTGCGCTTTCCTGAGGACGCCCACCGGGTGCTTTCCTGGGGGGTGCGGGGGCCGCTTCTCGCGGAGTGGGGGGGTGCGGCGTGGCGCCTCCTCGTGCCGCGGCCCTTGGACATGCTGAAGCTGGGCAAGGCGGTGTACGCCCTGCGGCCCTTAGACCCGCCCGAAGGGTGCGGCACCAATTTGCCCGAGGGGCTTTGCCCCGTGGGCCTGCCCCGTCCGGACCTTAAGACGAAACCGGAGGTGTTGCCCCGCTTCCTTTACTGGGATTGCGTCCTGGACTGGCTGGTGCGGGATGCCCCGGAGGGGTTTCATCCTGAGGGGCACGATGGTCCCACCCCGGAGGTGCGCACTCACGTGAGTCTGGATCCCGGTACGCAAACGGCTCGGGAAGGTTTCCTCTTCCAGACGTCGGGCCTGGAGTTCGCGCGGCAACAAAAGGAGGACTCGGCCTCTCTTCATGGGATTCGCCGCATGGCCCTCACCTTGTGGCCGGAGGACGGGGTGGAGGTGGAGGGGGTGCACCCCTTAGGCGGGGAGCGGCGGCTGGCCCTCTGGCAGCGGGGCGGACCCGAAGTGCCGGGGGTACCGGAGGGGTTGCTCGAGGGGCTCCTAGCTCGCCGGGCGGCCCGGGTGGTCCTTCTCACCCCGGCCTTCTTCCGGGGGGCGTTCCTCCCGGAGGGTAGAACCTTCTTCGGGGCTGAGGTGGTGGCCGTGGTTTCGGGGCGGCCGGTGGCGGTCTCGGGCTGGGATCTTAAGGAGGGGAAGCCGAAGAAGAGCCGCCGGGCAGTGCCCGCGGGAAGCGTGTACTTCGTGCGCCTGCCCGAGGCGTGGGGGGAGGCGGCGGTGCGGGACTGGCTGTTGAAAGTCTGGTTCCAGAACCTTTCCGACGAGGAGCAGGACCGCAAGGACGGGTACGGCCTGGGTGCTGTGGGGCTTTGGAGCGGGCAGCTCATGCGCTGGGAGGAAGCATGA
- the cas10 gene encoding type III-B CRISPR-associated protein Cas10/Cmr2, producing MDWLLVLSLGPVQEFIATARRTRDLFAGSRLLSEAAQRAAEVLADAVGVERLIFPAPEGKGDLEKLGAAGIPNVLLLRVPEGQDPRVLGEKALAAAREYLRGKALEVFRAREAHLEMEAALAQVEDLLEGYYAYAPLQEGYPKTRARVMALLAARKNTRDFAPVTWGKAEFKSSLDGAREHVLRLPKDREQAEATRLSLGLRRGEYLSGPDLLKRWWRTEGSFLSTSHAAVLPFWEGVRQAGAQGLLEEAFKDLAAWVGEAARADTWHPVLRNTPFAHWNVHLLYESRLEEFLALKDEGVKARVQERLKRLWRDLGLKGVKAPPGAYYALLHADGDRMGETIDRQQDPKAHRELSRRQALEFADKVKRIVEAHQGGLVYSGGDDVLALLPLHTALRAAWALARRFRDVVKPYGKPEAPPSLSVGLAVVHHLEPLQDALDLVRRAEKLAKEGRTGEEKRNALVVAYSPRSGTELMVRGRWDEDPRLTQRLCRYADLLRMGAIPSRAAYELRGLCLEAEGVLSEEALVAEALRILGRKEMKGAYREELSRWVRTGKDVKRLADELILARPFAEALEQARVPLENREVYGAH from the coding sequence ATGGACTGGTTGCTCGTTTTGTCCCTGGGCCCGGTGCAGGAGTTCATCGCAACTGCCCGGCGTACCCGGGACTTGTTCGCGGGAAGCCGTCTCCTCTCCGAGGCCGCGCAGCGAGCGGCGGAGGTCCTGGCCGATGCGGTGGGGGTGGAGCGCCTGATCTTCCCGGCCCCGGAGGGCAAGGGCGATCTGGAGAAGCTTGGGGCGGCAGGTATCCCTAACGTCCTCCTCCTCAGGGTGCCGGAGGGGCAGGATCCCAGGGTCTTGGGGGAGAAGGCCCTGGCCGCGGCTCGGGAGTACCTGCGAGGGAAGGCCTTGGAGGTCTTCCGTGCGCGGGAGGCCCACCTGGAGATGGAAGCGGCCTTGGCCCAGGTGGAGGACCTGCTGGAGGGGTACTACGCCTACGCGCCCTTGCAGGAGGGGTACCCGAAGACCCGAGCGCGGGTCATGGCGTTGCTCGCCGCGAGGAAAAACACCCGGGATTTCGCTCCCGTGACCTGGGGGAAGGCGGAGTTCAAAAGCTCCTTGGACGGGGCTCGAGAGCACGTCCTGCGCCTGCCCAAGGACCGGGAGCAGGCGGAGGCGACGCGGCTGAGCCTGGGCTTAAGGCGGGGAGAGTACCTTTCGGGGCCGGACCTCCTCAAGCGCTGGTGGCGGACGGAGGGCAGCTTCCTGAGCACCTCTCACGCGGCGGTCCTTCCCTTTTGGGAGGGGGTGCGGCAGGCTGGGGCGCAGGGCCTGCTGGAGGAGGCCTTCAAGGACCTGGCGGCCTGGGTGGGGGAGGCGGCCCGGGCGGACACCTGGCACCCGGTCCTTCGAAACACCCCCTTCGCGCATTGGAACGTGCACCTCCTCTACGAAAGCCGCCTCGAGGAGTTCCTCGCTTTAAAGGACGAGGGGGTCAAGGCGCGTGTTCAGGAGCGCCTCAAGCGGCTTTGGCGGGATCTGGGCCTGAAGGGGGTGAAGGCGCCGCCCGGCGCTTACTACGCCCTGCTGCACGCGGACGGGGACCGGATGGGGGAGACGATCGACCGCCAGCAGGATCCCAAGGCGCACCGGGAGCTTTCCCGGCGCCAAGCCCTGGAGTTCGCTGATAAGGTCAAGCGGATTGTGGAAGCCCACCAGGGGGGGCTCGTCTACTCGGGGGGGGATGACGTGCTGGCCCTTCTGCCCCTCCACACCGCCCTTCGGGCCGCTTGGGCCCTGGCGCGGCGGTTTCGGGATGTCGTGAAGCCGTACGGGAAGCCGGAAGCCCCACCGAGCCTCTCCGTGGGGCTGGCTGTGGTGCACCACTTGGAGCCTCTGCAGGACGCGTTGGACCTGGTGCGGCGGGCGGAGAAACTCGCGAAGGAAGGGCGCACGGGCGAGGAAAAGCGTAACGCCTTGGTCGTGGCGTACAGCCCCCGCTCCGGGACGGAGCTCATGGTGCGGGGACGCTGGGACGAGGACCCCCGGCTCACCCAACGCCTGTGCCGTTACGCGGACCTCCTGCGCATGGGAGCGATCCCCTCCAGGGCGGCTTATGAGCTGAGGGGGTTGTGCCTCGAGGCCGAAGGGGTTCTCTCGGAGGAGGCTTTGGTGGCGGAGGCCTTGCGCATCCTGGGGAGGAAGGAGATGAAGGGCGCGTACCGGGAGGAGCTTTCCCGCTGGGTTCGCACGGGGAAGGACGTGAAACGGCTTGCCGACGAGCTTATCCTAGCCCGGCCGTTCGCCGAGGCGTTGGAGCAGGCGAGGGTGCCCCTCGAGAACCGGGAGGTGTACGGTGCTCATTGA
- a CDS encoding CRISPR-associated DxTHG motif protein has translation MVPYRFPDGTRHASAFFGVSLFEYFHRRGETPDLLIVGTSGSTWQALEDFFLLEDVGFTAEAQAFLDRWHEEAKVVEERERLLADFLGVDVTLLPVEDPPSGEVLTERVFEDLSARGSYDEIILDITHAYRFMGYVLFAILLSLRHVWRCQVRIFYGGVELPKIEGDSQVIELKALEDLVRLDEALSILQTTGNFVPYFALASEEEKAQRAYLALEVNRQENVASWLKELAEVEGPPLAKGVVSKEVKQILKELEGECFEDKLINRARFFFERDQVFKAVLLLYEGLVVAGVKRFGLGDPLNYEMRRDAQDKLEKLLRDHPNSAWVQIYKKVRLLRNAVAHGTRPRDGKVQQVLGDWRLLKDTFQEGLRLYQEIKKDQ, from the coding sequence ATGGTGCCCTACCGTTTCCCCGATGGCACGCGTCATGCATCTGCGTTTTTCGGGGTTTCCTTGTTTGAGTACTTCCACAGGAGGGGGGAAACTCCGGATCTTTTGATAGTGGGAACCTCGGGGTCCACCTGGCAAGCCTTGGAGGACTTCTTTCTATTAGAAGATGTTGGTTTCACTGCTGAGGCGCAAGCGTTCCTTGACCGTTGGCATGAAGAGGCCAAGGTGGTTGAGGAGCGGGAGCGATTGCTGGCGGACTTTTTGGGGGTCGACGTTACGCTTTTACCGGTTGAGGATCCTCCTTCTGGGGAAGTCTTAACGGAGCGGGTGTTTGAGGATTTAAGTGCGAGAGGTTCCTATGACGAGATTATTCTGGATATAACACATGCGTATAGATTCATGGGGTATGTATTGTTCGCGATTTTGCTGTCTTTGCGCCATGTGTGGAGGTGTCAGGTAAGGATATTTTACGGCGGAGTGGAGTTGCCTAAGATCGAAGGTGATTCCCAGGTTATCGAACTAAAGGCGTTAGAGGATTTGGTTCGTTTGGACGAGGCCTTGAGTATCCTCCAAACGACGGGAAACTTTGTGCCTTATTTCGCGCTGGCCTCCGAGGAGGAAAAAGCCCAAAGGGCTTACCTTGCGTTGGAGGTTAACCGACAGGAGAACGTTGCGTCCTGGTTGAAGGAGTTGGCCGAGGTGGAAGGGCCACCTTTAGCGAAGGGAGTGGTAAGCAAGGAGGTCAAGCAGATCCTTAAGGAGTTGGAGGGTGAGTGTTTTGAAGACAAGTTGATCAACCGGGCACGCTTCTTCTTTGAAAGGGATCAGGTATTTAAAGCGGTGCTTCTCCTCTATGAGGGGTTGGTGGTGGCCGGAGTAAAACGCTTTGGGTTGGGTGATCCCCTCAATTACGAGATGCGAAGGGATGCTCAGGATAAGCTTGAGAAGCTGCTTAGGGATCACCCTAACTCGGCATGGGTACAGATCTATAAGAAGGTGCGACTCCTAAGGAACGCGGTGGCCCATGGCACCCGTCCCCGTGACGGAAAGGTGCAGCAGGTGCTCGGTGACTGGAGGTTGCTCAAGGATACGTTCCAGGAAGGATTAAGGTTGTATCAAGAGATCAAGAAAGACCAATAG
- a CDS encoding TIGR02710 family CRISPR-associated CARF protein: MPEKALNDPQALKEALEAAWAEYKARVEEGGDPQTLYRERVWPLLLALWRAEPPVHPGRQTFALSIHTLGTSPEAAIQAILGTGAEEVYVFHTEETRRFLPRLREETGKEVYPLEIQKSDVAAIYRKVRELLEKRPEALVALDVTGGTKAMSAGLAAAGFFFQRFFPGVRVVYVDSGEYDVKLRRPRAGTERLIVLPNPHEVVGEVDALFAKELYAKEDYGGAARYFSGLVGKTGDQAYTLYAMLAEMYAAWQALDFKEAARKGQTLQRALEKDTWLQHPLGQHLSRLRRQVELLEAAAEFLSTKDLGKQRGVLGVAATLLHLSERTAKKQPVLAALYAYRALELLLQERLYRFDRRRAETPNLSPEEEAALRDELAALLPDTDEIRVGPKLGLLEVLAFLRVLGDPVLKKKGVKELQGLAGVLKARNQALLIHGLEVPSEKQVKQVQTALRVLLGALQEELAYRTDLKTIPLERV, translated from the coding sequence ATGCCCGAGAAAGCGTTGAATGATCCGCAAGCACTTAAGGAAGCCCTCGAGGCCGCCTGGGCGGAATACAAGGCGCGGGTGGAGGAGGGGGGCGACCCGCAAACCCTTTATAGGGAACGGGTCTGGCCGTTGCTCCTTGCGCTTTGGCGTGCGGAACCCCCGGTGCACCCCGGCAGGCAGACCTTCGCGCTTTCCATTCACACCCTGGGTACCAGTCCGGAGGCCGCCATCCAGGCCATTCTGGGTACGGGGGCGGAGGAGGTGTACGTCTTTCACACGGAGGAAACCCGCCGCTTCCTTCCCCGCTTGCGGGAAGAGACGGGGAAGGAGGTCTACCCCCTGGAGATTCAAAAGAGCGATGTCGCCGCGATCTACCGCAAGGTACGAGAGCTGCTGGAGAAGCGCCCCGAGGCCCTCGTGGCCCTGGACGTGACGGGCGGGACCAAGGCCATGAGTGCGGGGCTCGCGGCGGCGGGGTTCTTCTTCCAGCGTTTCTTCCCCGGGGTGCGGGTGGTGTACGTGGACAGCGGGGAGTACGACGTGAAGTTGCGCCGCCCCCGGGCGGGAACGGAGCGCCTCATCGTGCTGCCCAACCCCCACGAGGTGGTGGGGGAGGTGGATGCGCTGTTCGCTAAGGAACTCTACGCGAAGGAGGACTACGGGGGAGCCGCGAGGTACTTTAGCGGGCTTGTGGGTAAGACGGGCGACCAGGCCTACACCCTGTACGCGATGCTGGCGGAGATGTACGCCGCCTGGCAGGCCCTGGACTTCAAGGAGGCCGCGAGAAAAGGGCAGACCCTCCAGCGCGCCTTGGAGAAGGACACCTGGCTCCAGCACCCCCTGGGGCAGCACCTGTCCCGGTTGAGGCGGCAGGTGGAGCTTCTTGAAGCCGCGGCGGAGTTCCTGTCCACGAAGGACCTAGGCAAGCAGCGCGGGGTCTTGGGGGTGGCAGCCACCCTCCTGCACCTCTCCGAGCGCACGGCGAAGAAACAGCCGGTGCTCGCTGCGCTCTACGCCTACCGGGCCTTGGAGCTCCTCCTTCAAGAAAGGCTGTACCGCTTTGATCGCCGCCGGGCGGAGACCCCGAATCTTTCCCCGGAGGAGGAAGCGGCCTTGCGGGACGAGCTCGCCGCGCTTCTCCCCGACACCGACGAGATTCGGGTGGGGCCCAAGCTCGGGCTTTTGGAGGTCCTGGCCTTCCTAAGGGTTTTGGGGGACCCGGTGCTCAAAAAGAAGGGCGTTAAGGAGCTCCAGGGCCTGGCCGGAGTGCTTAAGGCCAGGAACCAGGCCCTGCTGATCCATGGGTTGGAGGTGCCGAGCGAGAAGCAGGTGAAGCAGGTGCAGACCGCGCTTCGAGTGCTCTTGGGTGCCTTACAGGAGGAACTGGCTTATCGGACAGATCTAAAGACGATTCCTTTGGAGCGCGTTTAG
- a CDS encoding RNA-guided endonuclease InsQ/TnpB family protein: protein MGAKNEKIKASLAETRARRENQRPRTFVLKLQNLSKNKERTLERAFLEAKWLTNWIIADIERLQLPLNKVHEVEAKAGDALEPCKLRVLGAQVKQRIGRRIQEDLRGLHALKQNGHKVGRLGFKRRVDAIPFSNQAFTLRSRGKENRVHLQKLGEFRALGLHQIPQKAEVANAVLVRKPSGHYLHVTVYVPKDEPKPLPDPGNPNQATDFKAVGVDLGLKNQAALSNGFVLRWRVRETDRLKKLQRKLSRKKKGSKNREHVVHRIRREHEKLRWIKQDIRNRVLALLRQYDLVAVQPDRIKGWQALWGGKVQGAALGGLLEALRTRLPTLVATERNAPTTRTCSSCGHLNPKVPLDRRVFTCEACGFRIDRDLNAALNVLTMAWPAARALGLDRPEVTPLEWEAAGRILGPNPRIRLSHAT from the coding sequence ATGGGCGCAAAGAACGAAAAAATCAAGGCCTCGCTAGCCGAAACCAGAGCGCGCCGCGAGAACCAGCGCCCACGAACCTTCGTGCTCAAGCTCCAGAACCTCAGCAAAAACAAAGAGAGAACGCTCGAGCGCGCCTTCCTGGAAGCCAAATGGCTCACCAACTGGATCATTGCCGACATCGAGAGGCTGCAGCTTCCCCTCAACAAAGTCCACGAGGTTGAGGCCAAGGCCGGGGATGCCCTCGAGCCCTGCAAACTCCGGGTCCTCGGCGCCCAGGTCAAGCAACGGATCGGCAGGCGGATCCAGGAGGACCTCAGAGGCCTCCACGCCCTCAAGCAAAACGGCCACAAGGTCGGGCGGCTCGGATTCAAGCGGCGCGTCGACGCCATCCCCTTCAGCAACCAGGCGTTCACCCTGCGGTCTCGCGGGAAAGAGAACCGCGTCCACCTTCAGAAGCTCGGGGAGTTCCGGGCCCTCGGCCTGCACCAGATCCCCCAAAAAGCCGAGGTCGCCAACGCCGTCCTGGTCCGGAAGCCCTCGGGCCACTACCTCCACGTCACGGTGTACGTTCCCAAAGACGAACCGAAACCCCTCCCGGACCCCGGGAACCCCAACCAAGCCACCGACTTCAAGGCCGTCGGCGTGGACCTCGGCCTCAAGAACCAGGCCGCCCTCTCGAATGGTTTCGTCCTCCGGTGGCGGGTTCGGGAGACCGACCGCCTCAAAAAACTCCAACGCAAGCTGAGCCGGAAGAAAAAGGGCTCAAAGAACCGCGAACACGTAGTCCACCGCATCCGGCGCGAGCACGAAAAGCTCCGCTGGATCAAGCAGGACATCCGCAACCGCGTCCTCGCTTTGCTCCGCCAATACGACCTCGTCGCCGTCCAACCCGATCGTATCAAGGGCTGGCAGGCGCTGTGGGGCGGTAAGGTTCAGGGTGCGGCCTTGGGGGGACTGCTGGAAGCGCTGAGGACCAGGCTTCCGACCCTGGTCGCGACGGAACGGAACGCCCCCACCACCCGGACCTGCTCAAGCTGTGGCCACCTGAACCCAAAGGTCCCCTTGGACCGGCGCGTCTTCACCTGCGAGGCTTGCGGCTTCCGGATCGATCGCGACCTCAACGCCGCTCTCAACGTCCTCACGATGGCCTGGCCCGCCGCGAGGGCCCTAGGGCTGGACCGGCCCGAAGTCACGCCCCTGGAGTGGGAGGCCGCTGGGCGGATTCTGGGGCCCAACCCCCGGATCCGCTTAAGTCACGCCACGTAG
- a CDS encoding C39 family peptidase, with protein sequence MRLHALLCLALLAAGLGLAAPTPYCALRYTHVVGQTDWYTCGAAAVATLLTYYYADPATEREVLEIAFKETQAAGKDPLKGLTALALKRALEQRGYAVKAYRVNLEQLVAYFEAGGLPLIAHVTQPQRHFLVIAGLLRDPRTRRPHLLLADPSWGRRVLEVEDLLHDKGFSGVVLLAIPKNSAQLEQVQALQVQELAWAQQSLNRLRALRGWMP encoded by the coding sequence ATGCGTTTACACGCCCTCCTGTGCCTCGCGCTGCTCGCGGCGGGCCTAGGGCTCGCCGCCCCCACCCCGTACTGCGCCCTGCGCTACACGCACGTCGTCGGTCAGACCGACTGGTACACCTGCGGCGCGGCCGCGGTAGCCACACTCCTCACGTACTATTACGCCGACCCCGCGACCGAGCGGGAGGTCCTCGAGATCGCCTTCAAGGAAACCCAAGCCGCGGGCAAGGACCCCCTAAAGGGCCTCACCGCCCTCGCCCTCAAGCGGGCATTAGAGCAGCGCGGGTACGCGGTGAAGGCGTACCGCGTGAACCTCGAGCAGCTCGTGGCGTACTTCGAAGCGGGCGGTTTGCCCCTCATCGCGCACGTGACCCAGCCCCAGCGGCACTTCCTGGTGATCGCGGGCCTGCTCCGCGATCCGCGGACGCGTCGCCCGCACCTCCTCCTCGCGGACCCCTCCTGGGGACGGCGTGTCCTGGAGGTGGAGGACCTGCTGCACGACAAGGGCTTCTCCGGCGTGGTGCTCCTCGCGATCCCTAAAAACTCAGCGCAGCTAGAGCAAGTCCAGGCGCTTCAGGTACAGGAACTCGCTTGGGCTCAGCAATCCCTTAATCGGTTGCGTGCTTTACGTGGATGGATGCCGTGA
- a CDS encoding ester cyclase — MRSIARKEVVRVRPEAPIAEACRLMEENNIGCVVVSDNGKPLGLVTDRDLTLRVLRQGMDPKKTKVEQVMTREVLTLNEDMGLLEALEAVRGKPIRRFLVVNDKGELSGIFTLDDVMYLIGREMADVASIMELEAPPERPASLEGRNQAAARRIIEEGLNKGNLAALDEVIAEQLVDHDLPPGLPQGREGVKQLFTQMRRAFPDLRATIEDAIAAGDRVVLHQTLQGTHKGELFGRPPTGKRIAFREMHVIRFENGKAVEHWGITDLPERLGTAGDPAQAERNQAVVRRYFEEVWNQGRFDGLREIVTADYVNHDPAVPDAGRGPESVRALVEYYQKAFPDTRFTIEEMHAVGDRVVTRWKAQGTHKGELMGIPPTGKKVVVTGLTIDRLEGGRVKEGWTHWDTLGMLQQLGVLSSPEAAGRNKAALRRLYEALDRREFRVMDEILAKNCVAHIPGFPDPMDCATFKQFIRGLYNAFGNYEHVIEDLFAADDRVVARLILRGTHEGEFKGIAPTHKSFAINSTVIARFADGRLVEYWGSPDLLGLMQQLGVIEG, encoded by the coding sequence TTGCGGAGCATTGCCCGGAAAGAGGTCGTGCGCGTCCGGCCTGAAGCACCGATCGCGGAGGCGTGCCGTTTGATGGAGGAGAACAACATCGGGTGCGTCGTTGTCTCGGACAACGGAAAGCCGCTCGGTCTGGTCACGGATCGGGATTTGACGCTACGCGTGCTGCGCCAGGGTATGGACCCTAAGAAGACCAAGGTGGAGCAGGTCATGACCCGGGAGGTCCTTACCCTGAACGAGGACATGGGGCTCTTGGAAGCGCTCGAGGCGGTGCGCGGGAAGCCCATCCGACGCTTCTTGGTGGTGAACGACAAGGGGGAGCTCTCCGGCATCTTCACGCTGGACGACGTGATGTACCTGATCGGGCGGGAGATGGCGGACGTGGCGAGCATCATGGAGCTCGAGGCGCCCCCCGAACGCCCGGCCTCCCTGGAGGGGCGGAACCAGGCCGCCGCGCGGCGCATCATCGAGGAGGGATTAAACAAAGGCAACCTCGCCGCGCTGGACGAGGTAATCGCGGAGCAGCTCGTGGATCACGACCTGCCTCCAGGCCTGCCCCAGGGCCGCGAGGGGGTGAAGCAGCTCTTCACCCAGATGCGCCGGGCTTTTCCCGACCTGCGGGCGACCATCGAGGACGCCATCGCCGCGGGGGACCGGGTCGTGCTGCACCAGACCCTCCAGGGCACGCACAAGGGCGAGCTCTTCGGCCGGCCGCCCACCGGGAAGCGGATAGCGTTCCGTGAAATGCACGTCATTCGTTTCGAGAACGGTAAGGCGGTGGAGCACTGGGGCATCACGGATCTTCCTGAACGGTTGGGGACGGCGGGGGATCCTGCACAGGCGGAGCGGAATCAGGCCGTGGTCCGTCGCTACTTCGAGGAGGTCTGGAACCAGGGGCGTTTCGATGGCTTACGGGAGATCGTGACGGCGGATTACGTGAATCACGACCCGGCCGTGCCGGATGCGGGACGCGGCCCGGAGAGCGTTCGGGCGCTGGTTGAGTACTACCAGAAGGCGTTTCCGGACACCCGGTTCACGATCGAGGAGATGCACGCGGTGGGGGACCGTGTCGTGACCCGCTGGAAGGCGCAGGGCACGCACAAGGGCGAGTTGATGGGCATCCCGCCTACCGGAAAGAAGGTCGTGGTTACGGGCTTGACGATCGATCGGCTGGAGGGGGGAAGGGTTAAGGAAGGCTGGACCCACTGGGACACCCTCGGGATGCTACAGCAGCTGGGCGTGCTCTCGAGTCCTGAAGCGGCCGGGCGGAACAAGGCGGCGTTGCGCCGCTTGTACGAGGCGCTGGACCGGCGTGAGTTCCGCGTCATGGACGAGATCCTCGCGAAGAACTGCGTGGCGCACATCCCGGGTTTCCCCGACCCGATGGACTGCGCGACCTTCAAGCAGTTCATCCGGGGGTTGTACAACGCCTTCGGGAACTACGAGCACGTCATCGAGGACCTCTTCGCGGCGGACGACCGGGTCGTGGCGCGCCTGATCCTGCGGGGCACACACGAGGGGGAGTTCAAGGGCATCGCGCCCACCCACAAGTCCTTCGCGATCAACTCGACGGTGATCGCGCGCTTCGCGGACGGACGGTTGGTCGAGTACTGGGGCAGCCCGGACCTCTTGGGGTTGATGCAGCAGCTCGGGGTCATCGAAGGATGA